The following are encoded in a window of Sutcliffiella horikoshii genomic DNA:
- a CDS encoding 2-oxoglutarate dehydrogenase E1 component, with the protein MSKVEVEQIWERFYGPNMGYVYDMYEKYQQDPESVDGSIRALFEELGPPPGMDSISISNAKEAEGGSNPQAVPQMAIKKVISANKLLRNIRELGHLAANINPLHKEPQDDVGFLDVETYGLSKQDLVQIPVDLVWEAAPEAISNAWEAYEHLKRIYTATIAYEFGHIHDEEEQTWLNSYIENTRIERPFTKEQRIELLERLISVDGFEKFLHKTFVGQKRFSIEGLDMLVPMFDKLIQSGCEDGTKNISIGMAHRGRLNVLAHVLGKPYELIFSEFHHSPNKELVPSEGSRGINFGWSGDVKYHMGADRQVTGEKEQVVRINLAHNPSHLEFVNPVVQGVARASQEDRSEKGYPKQNKQSSFSVLVHGDAAFPGEGVVAETLNLTKLKGYATGGTIHIIANNLLGFTTNFGDSRSTKYASDLAKGYEIPVIHVNADDPESCLAVMVFAYEYRKKFKKDIVIDLIGYRRFGHNEMDDANVTQPLLYEKINNHPVIAEKYGKELVNRGILSEEEFTGKKTEFMQKLQGIFDELRKEDEGNVKIKQVPKPISDQVPELETAVQEDVLKTINSNLVKFPETFTVYPKLGRILKKRESLLANDNKVDWSIGETLAFASILADGTPIRLTGQDSERGTFSHRHLVLHDNKTGERFIPLHELPEAKASLSLYNSPLSETAVLGFDYGYSVQSPESLVIWEAQFGDFVNVAQVIIDQFIASGRAKWGQKSSLVMLLPHGYEGQGPEHSSGRVERFLNSAAENNWIVANVTSAAQYFHLLRRQAKLTTKEDARPLIVMTPKSLLRNSMTVSDLSELTEGRFKLLVEEKRTGQNKDKVKRLALCTGKVAIDLASKVDEMSSEEVDSLHIARVEQLYPFPHKEVEELAAQFPNLEEIVWVQEEPKNMGAWPVVKANLHEIATDGISVDYIGRPKRSSPATGEPHIHKQEQAWIVEDTVNVHKGHGGENK; encoded by the coding sequence ATGAGTAAGGTCGAAGTTGAACAAATTTGGGAGCGCTTTTATGGCCCGAATATGGGTTATGTGTATGACATGTATGAAAAGTACCAACAAGATCCGGAATCAGTAGACGGATCTATTCGTGCGCTTTTTGAGGAACTAGGTCCACCTCCTGGAATGGATTCCATTTCCATTTCTAATGCAAAAGAAGCAGAGGGTGGAAGCAATCCTCAAGCTGTACCGCAAATGGCGATTAAAAAAGTAATCTCCGCTAACAAGCTATTACGCAATATTCGTGAGCTTGGACATCTTGCGGCAAATATTAATCCCCTGCACAAGGAACCACAAGATGATGTTGGATTCCTTGACGTGGAGACATACGGATTAAGCAAACAAGACCTTGTACAAATTCCGGTTGACCTTGTATGGGAAGCTGCACCTGAGGCGATTTCTAATGCGTGGGAGGCGTACGAGCATCTTAAGCGCATTTATACAGCGACGATTGCGTACGAGTTCGGACATATTCATGATGAGGAAGAGCAAACGTGGCTAAACTCCTATATTGAAAATACAAGAATTGAGCGACCGTTCACTAAAGAACAGCGGATAGAATTACTGGAAAGATTGATTTCTGTTGATGGCTTCGAAAAGTTTTTACATAAAACATTCGTTGGCCAGAAGCGTTTCTCCATAGAAGGGTTGGATATGCTTGTTCCGATGTTTGACAAGCTGATTCAGTCTGGATGCGAGGATGGAACAAAGAATATTAGCATCGGGATGGCCCACCGCGGTCGTTTGAATGTACTTGCGCATGTTCTTGGCAAGCCATACGAGTTGATTTTCTCTGAATTCCACCACTCTCCGAACAAAGAACTGGTTCCTTCTGAAGGTTCTCGCGGCATTAACTTTGGTTGGTCAGGGGATGTAAAGTACCATATGGGTGCTGACCGTCAAGTAACGGGTGAAAAGGAACAAGTAGTGCGCATCAATCTTGCTCACAACCCGAGTCACTTGGAATTTGTGAACCCTGTCGTTCAAGGGGTGGCACGTGCTTCCCAGGAAGACCGTTCAGAAAAAGGGTATCCGAAACAGAACAAGCAGTCCTCCTTCAGTGTCCTTGTACATGGAGATGCAGCGTTCCCTGGTGAAGGGGTGGTTGCGGAAACGTTGAACCTGACAAAGCTAAAAGGTTACGCAACAGGTGGTACAATCCATATCATTGCAAACAACCTGCTTGGATTCACTACAAACTTCGGTGATTCCCGTTCAACTAAGTATGCAAGTGACCTTGCAAAAGGTTATGAGATCCCGGTTATCCATGTGAATGCGGACGATCCGGAAAGCTGTTTAGCTGTTATGGTGTTTGCTTATGAATACCGTAAGAAATTCAAAAAAGATATCGTGATTGATCTTATTGGGTACCGTCGTTTCGGTCACAACGAAATGGATGACGCCAATGTGACACAACCACTTTTATATGAAAAAATTAACAACCATCCCGTAATTGCCGAAAAGTATGGGAAAGAGCTTGTTAACAGAGGCATCCTTTCTGAAGAAGAATTTACTGGTAAGAAAACGGAATTTATGCAAAAGCTGCAAGGTATTTTCGATGAGCTACGTAAAGAGGACGAAGGCAATGTGAAAATTAAGCAGGTGCCAAAACCGATCAGTGATCAAGTTCCAGAGCTTGAAACGGCAGTCCAGGAGGACGTGTTGAAAACCATTAACAGCAACCTGGTGAAATTCCCGGAAACTTTCACTGTGTATCCTAAACTAGGCCGTATTTTGAAAAAGCGTGAAAGCCTACTTGCTAATGACAATAAAGTGGATTGGTCCATAGGGGAGACACTTGCCTTTGCATCGATTCTTGCTGATGGCACGCCGATTCGATTAACAGGTCAAGACAGTGAGCGTGGAACGTTCTCACATCGTCATCTTGTGTTACACGATAATAAAACGGGTGAGCGTTTCATTCCGTTGCATGAACTTCCGGAAGCAAAAGCTTCTCTTTCCCTTTATAACAGTCCTTTATCTGAGACGGCAGTTCTTGGTTTTGATTATGGATACAGCGTACAATCGCCAGAATCCCTTGTCATTTGGGAAGCTCAGTTTGGGGATTTCGTAAACGTTGCCCAAGTAATCATCGACCAGTTCATCGCATCCGGACGAGCGAAGTGGGGCCAGAAATCAAGTCTAGTCATGCTTCTGCCACACGGTTATGAAGGACAAGGACCGGAGCATTCCAGCGGTCGCGTAGAGCGATTCTTGAACTCTGCTGCGGAAAATAACTGGATTGTTGCGAACGTAACAAGTGCGGCGCAATACTTCCACCTTTTAAGAAGACAGGCAAAGCTGACGACAAAAGAGGATGCAAGACCGCTTATCGTTATGACACCGAAAAGCTTGCTGCGTAACTCGATGACTGTTTCTGATCTGTCGGAGTTGACAGAAGGCAGATTCAAACTGCTGGTTGAAGAAAAACGTACAGGTCAAAACAAGGATAAAGTAAAACGTCTTGCATTATGTACAGGTAAAGTTGCCATTGACCTTGCTTCCAAAGTGGATGAGATGAGTAGTGAGGAAGTGGATTCCTTACACATTGCCCGTGTCGAGCAACTATATCCTTTCCCGCATAAGGAAGTAGAAGAGCTTGCTGCACAATTCCCTAATCTAGAAGAAATCGTTTGGGTTCAGGAAGAGCCAAAGAACATGGGAGCATGGCCGGTTGTGAAAGCGAACCTTCATGAAATTGCAACAGACGGTATCTCTGTGGATTATATCGGGCGTCCGAAGCGCTCAAGTCCAGCAACAGGTGAGCCGCATATTCATAAACAAGAACAAGCATGGATCGTGGAAGATACAGTGAACGTACACAAAGGGCATGGAGGGGAAAACAAATGA
- the odhB gene encoding 2-oxoglutarate dehydrogenase complex dihydrolipoyllysine-residue succinyltransferase yields the protein MIEIKVPELAESITEGTIAEWTVKTGDAIEKGETIAELETDKVNVEIKSDFSGVIQELLAEPGDNVVVGQVIAKLGEEGASAASDAAPKEEAPKAEEAPKAEPAKEATPAPEEKKVSKSRTVASPAARKKARELGIDLDDVSYRDPMGRVRVEDVEAHNQAKNAPKAEAPSKPAAPTKPAAAAPAQDDARVERIKMSRRRQTIAKRLVEAQHTAAMLTTFNEVDMTAVMDVRNRRKDAFFKKNGVKLGFMSFFTKAVIGALKSFPLLNAEIQGDEILLKKFYDIGVAVSTEEGLVVPVVRDADKLSFAGIEKEIGDLGKKARDNSLGLKDLQGGTFTITNGGIFGSLYSTPILNTPQVGILGMHTIQRRPVVVDDNDTVEVRPMMYIALSYDHRIVDGKDAVQFLVRVKQLLEDPEDLLLEG from the coding sequence ATGATCGAAATTAAAGTGCCAGAACTAGCAGAATCAATCACAGAAGGTACGATAGCAGAATGGACAGTAAAAACAGGTGACGCGATTGAAAAGGGAGAAACAATCGCAGAGCTTGAAACAGATAAGGTGAACGTAGAAATTAAAAGCGACTTCAGCGGGGTAATCCAGGAGCTTTTAGCAGAACCAGGTGACAATGTTGTCGTTGGACAAGTTATTGCAAAGCTTGGGGAAGAAGGAGCAAGCGCTGCTTCTGACGCTGCGCCAAAAGAAGAAGCACCGAAAGCGGAAGAGGCTCCTAAAGCTGAGCCTGCTAAAGAAGCAACACCAGCACCAGAAGAGAAGAAAGTAAGCAAATCAAGAACAGTAGCTTCTCCGGCAGCACGCAAAAAAGCAAGAGAGCTAGGCATCGATCTTGATGATGTTTCCTACCGTGATCCAATGGGACGCGTTCGTGTAGAAGATGTGGAAGCACACAACCAAGCTAAAAATGCACCAAAGGCTGAAGCTCCATCCAAACCGGCAGCTCCAACTAAACCAGCTGCAGCAGCACCTGCTCAAGATGATGCACGCGTAGAACGCATTAAAATGAGCAGAAGACGTCAAACAATCGCAAAACGCCTAGTGGAAGCCCAGCACACAGCGGCAATGCTTACAACGTTTAACGAAGTTGATATGACTGCTGTTATGGACGTCCGTAACCGTCGCAAAGATGCTTTCTTTAAAAAGAATGGCGTCAAACTAGGTTTCATGTCTTTCTTCACAAAAGCGGTAATCGGCGCGCTTAAATCTTTCCCATTATTAAATGCGGAAATCCAAGGCGACGAAATCCTATTGAAGAAGTTCTATGACATCGGAGTTGCTGTATCCACAGAAGAAGGTCTAGTTGTTCCAGTTGTTCGTGACGCTGACAAACTAAGCTTTGCCGGTATCGAAAAAGAAATCGGTGATCTTGGTAAAAAAGCTCGTGACAACTCCTTAGGACTAAAAGATCTTCAAGGTGGTACGTTCACCATAACAAACGGTGGAATTTTCGGTTCTCTTTACTCCACTCCAATCTTGAACACACCACAGGTTGGTATCCTTGGAATGCACACGATTCAACGCCGCCCTGTTGTTGTGGATGATAACGATACAGTGGAAGTAAGACCGATGATGTATATCGCATTATCTTATGACCACCGTATTGTTGACGGGAAAGATGCCGTACAGTTCTTGGTACGAGTAAAGCAATTGCTTGAAGATCCGGAAGACTTATTGTTGGAAGGTTGA
- a CDS encoding Gfo/Idh/MocA family protein, which yields MIRTALLSKWHVHAQEYAEEAIQNEHIVLTHVWDEQKERGQEWAEELGLIFEEELDNIIRNPEIDAVIVASPTNMHTEIITKAAKHGKHIFTEKVLAETEVDAAAILQEVERHGVKLMVSLPRLTADYYLYTQQVVDKGLLGRLTTIRCRVAHNGSVPTEQHPNGWLPQHFYDKELCGGGAFIDLGAHPIYLTNRLGGQAKAVTARLNRTFDYEVDDNAVAIVEYESGALGILETGFVSSGSPFQLEVYGTEGTLMIEDGTIRLKSVKLDEGWHTPAENELPETAPSAMMQWVTDILLGKEPDISHQDAYLLTLINDAARRSNAEGCRIELKRC from the coding sequence ATGATTAGAACCGCACTACTTAGCAAATGGCATGTGCATGCACAAGAGTATGCAGAAGAAGCGATACAGAATGAACACATAGTCCTTACACATGTATGGGATGAACAAAAGGAAAGAGGACAAGAGTGGGCAGAGGAGCTCGGTCTCATTTTTGAAGAAGAATTAGACAACATAATTAGAAACCCAGAAATTGATGCGGTCATTGTCGCTTCTCCAACAAACATGCATACAGAAATCATCACCAAAGCTGCGAAGCACGGCAAGCATATTTTCACGGAAAAGGTACTTGCGGAAACGGAAGTAGATGCAGCGGCCATTCTCCAAGAGGTAGAGAGACACGGGGTTAAACTGATGGTTTCGCTACCTCGTTTAACAGCGGACTATTATTTATACACACAACAAGTTGTGGACAAAGGATTATTGGGGAGGCTTACTACCATCCGTTGCCGTGTTGCACACAATGGATCCGTTCCAACAGAGCAACACCCTAATGGTTGGCTGCCACAACACTTTTACGATAAGGAACTGTGTGGAGGCGGTGCATTCATCGACCTTGGAGCACATCCTATTTATCTGACAAATCGACTAGGCGGACAAGCAAAAGCGGTAACAGCAAGACTTAACCGAACGTTTGATTATGAGGTAGATGATAATGCTGTAGCCATTGTGGAATATGAGTCTGGGGCACTTGGGATTTTAGAGACAGGATTTGTTTCTTCTGGTAGTCCGTTCCAATTAGAGGTTTATGGAACAGAGGGGACCTTAATGATTGAAGACGGTACCATTCGACTCAAGAGCGTAAAGCTTGATGAAGGCTGGCATACACCGGCTGAAAATGAACTGCCTGAGACCGCTCCATCTGCTATGATGCAATGGGTCACTGACATTTTATTAGGCAAAGAACCTGACATCAGCCATCAAGATGCCTATTTGCTCACTTTAATAAATGATGCAGCACGTCGTTCCAATGCAGAAGGCTGTAGAATAGAGTTAAAACGATGCTAA
- a CDS encoding SET domain-containing protein: MIEVKSSPVSDGEFNRGVFATEDIKAGTLFHSAPVISYPNEQHEHIEKTLLADYAFEYGINHSAILLGYGMLFNHSYEPNARYEINFDEHVFDFFAYKDIKAGEEILINYNGDVDEMDPLWFNMEEDEKEK; encoded by the coding sequence ATGATTGAAGTAAAAAGCTCTCCAGTAAGTGACGGGGAATTCAATAGAGGCGTATTTGCAACAGAGGATATTAAAGCAGGAACACTATTTCATTCCGCACCGGTAATATCCTATCCAAATGAACAGCATGAACATATCGAAAAGACGTTATTAGCGGATTATGCATTTGAATACGGCATTAACCATTCTGCCATCTTGCTCGGCTATGGCATGCTTTTCAACCACTCATATGAACCAAATGCACGATATGAAATCAACTTTGATGAACATGTTTTTGACTTTTTTGCCTATAAGGATATTAAAGCCGGCGAAGAGATTCTCATCAACTATAACGGCGATGTGGATGAAATGGATCCACTTTGGTTTAATATGGAAGAGGATGAGAAAGAAAAATAG
- the rpsN gene encoding 30S ribosomal protein S14 translates to MAKKSKVVKERKRQQLVEQYAEIRRELKAKGDIEGLRKLPRDSSPTRLKNRCEVTGRPRGYIRKFKMSRIAFREFAHKGQVPGVKKASW, encoded by the coding sequence ATGGCGAAGAAATCTAAAGTAGTAAAAGAAAGAAAGCGTCAGCAGCTAGTTGAGCAATATGCAGAGATCCGCAGAGAACTGAAAGCAAAAGGTGATATCGAAGGGCTTCGTAAATTGCCACGTGACTCTTCCCCTACTCGCTTGAAGAATCGTTGTGAGGTAACTGGCAGACCGCGAGGCTATATTCGCAAATTCAAAATGTCACGTATAGCATTCCGTGAGTTTGCTCATAAAGGACAGGTTCCTGGTGTGAAGAAAGCTAGTTGGTAA
- the pssA gene encoding CDP-diacylglycerol--serine O-phosphatidyltransferase: MQMRTRLIKSIPNMFTLGNLFCGFLSIGFAASGQYSNAAILILIGMMLDSMDGRLARMLNADGELGKELDSLADVVTFGVAPSFLIYYTYFFQFGILGMAIAGLFPLFGAYRLARFNISTTKSSGKYFTGVPITAAGGILALLTLFGDLIPQIVTTVIFTAFCFLMVSKIKIPSFKDVPLPKYGTIVTLFLGASLFIVYKGTYAQYPYLIYIAIPLYIAFLAYRFVRVRGKNRRETD, from the coding sequence ATGCAAATGCGGACGCGTCTTATTAAAAGTATCCCTAACATGTTCACACTGGGGAATTTATTCTGCGGTTTTTTATCGATTGGCTTTGCCGCAAGTGGACAATATAGTAACGCAGCAATTTTAATCCTGATCGGAATGATGCTCGACAGTATGGACGGTCGCCTGGCAAGAATGTTGAATGCAGATGGTGAGCTAGGAAAAGAACTTGATTCCTTGGCTGACGTCGTTACATTCGGAGTGGCACCTTCCTTTTTAATCTATTACACCTACTTTTTTCAGTTTGGCATACTGGGCATGGCCATTGCAGGATTATTTCCGCTGTTTGGTGCTTACAGATTGGCCCGTTTCAACATTAGTACAACCAAGTCTTCCGGAAAATATTTTACCGGAGTTCCTATCACAGCAGCAGGTGGAATCCTGGCATTGTTGACGCTATTTGGTGATTTAATCCCGCAAATTGTGACAACCGTCATTTTCACAGCGTTTTGTTTTCTGATGGTTAGCAAAATAAAGATACCAAGCTTCAAGGATGTCCCGCTACCGAAATACGGAACGATTGTCACCTTGTTTTTAGGAGCGTCTTTATTTATCGTATATAAAGGGACATATGCACAATATCCTTACCTGATTTATATAGCAATTCCATTGTATATCGCATTTCTTGCATACCGATTTGTACGCGTGCGCGGGAAGAATAGACGGGAAACGGATTGA
- a CDS encoding MerR family transcriptional regulator yields MYTISQLAKEFDISTRTVRYYEELGLLEPSRSDGNQRVFSKREYARLKLITRGKRYGFQLDEIKEMVTLFDKDRTGTKQLHKTIEYGKEKVTEVEERIRELTGLKDEMNELLTDFQKRLGGEAND; encoded by the coding sequence ATCTACACGATTTCCCAACTAGCCAAAGAATTCGATATATCCACCAGAACTGTCCGCTATTACGAGGAGCTAGGCCTCCTGGAACCCTCCCGTTCTGATGGAAATCAGCGCGTTTTTTCTAAAAGGGAGTATGCCCGCTTGAAACTGATTACAAGGGGCAAGCGGTATGGCTTTCAGCTTGATGAAATTAAAGAGATGGTCACCTTGTTTGATAAAGACCGGACAGGAACCAAGCAGCTTCACAAAACCATTGAATACGGGAAGGAGAAAGTAACGGAAGTCGAAGAAAGGATACGGGAGCTTACCGGACTGAAGGATGAAATGAACGAACTTCTCACAGATTTTCAAAAACGGTTAGGAGGAGAAGCAAATGACTAG
- a CDS encoding acyl-CoA dehydrogenase family protein, with protein sequence MTSKRNFFTEDQHLQQVLKQHMEPQMYAWAEKELTEFGESCANEIEERAVHTDREGQPRLIKYNKMGEDVSEVWVNEGYKKTVEETYNRGIVGYVHKEIPPLGRQGNYLYSYAQGYLLSQTEPGFYCPVTLTMATAYLLDHYADEHVKNKFLPHVISTGEVELFEGATFLTERQGGSDVGANETQAVPHASKHTYLLTGEKYFASNAGQCGVAMVLARMPGAPKGTKGLSLFAVPWKNEDGSGKLNGIEIRRLKDKLGVRAVPSAEVLFNDAEGYLVGEPSKGIHYMMEALNLSRVCNAIASLGIMQRAYTEARNYAKSRVTFGDRLINFPMIRESLVDMAVKLEVELSASFELVALFDRVMRNDGAKVSEEEVALNRLLIALLKKETAEQAVHFSHEAIEMHGGNGFIEDFVTPRLLRDAQVLTVWEGTANILGMEVLRLMGRFKVERVFIESMRERVALLQIHSSMKEPVEDALVKLQELCQFTSSCAPEIQTVYSKKIASLMVKIFESVVALDGANSGDPREKAKAVLYLQMTWKDSDTWYDSENKKLQYFDLIVNREKSSVGVE encoded by the coding sequence ATGACTAGTAAACGTAATTTTTTCACTGAGGATCAGCATTTGCAACAGGTTCTAAAACAACACATGGAGCCCCAAATGTACGCATGGGCAGAGAAGGAGCTCACTGAGTTTGGAGAGAGTTGTGCAAATGAAATAGAGGAGCGTGCAGTCCATACAGATCGGGAAGGGCAGCCGCGGTTAATAAAATACAATAAGATGGGCGAGGACGTTTCAGAAGTTTGGGTAAATGAAGGCTATAAAAAAACGGTGGAGGAAACCTATAATAGAGGGATTGTCGGATATGTGCACAAGGAAATTCCACCGCTTGGCCGTCAAGGCAACTACCTGTATTCATATGCGCAAGGTTACTTGCTTTCCCAGACAGAGCCTGGGTTCTACTGTCCGGTTACGCTGACCATGGCTACTGCCTACCTTCTCGACCATTATGCGGATGAGCATGTTAAGAATAAATTCCTGCCGCATGTCATTTCGACTGGTGAGGTGGAACTTTTTGAAGGAGCGACATTTTTAACGGAAAGGCAAGGCGGGTCCGATGTCGGTGCGAATGAGACGCAGGCAGTGCCACATGCAAGTAAGCATACCTATCTTTTGACAGGAGAAAAGTATTTTGCGTCTAATGCCGGACAGTGCGGGGTGGCGATGGTGTTAGCTAGAATGCCGGGTGCACCTAAAGGAACGAAAGGACTCAGTCTTTTTGCTGTTCCTTGGAAAAATGAAGATGGAAGTGGCAAGTTGAATGGAATTGAAATTCGACGATTGAAGGATAAACTCGGTGTCAGGGCCGTCCCTTCAGCTGAGGTACTCTTCAACGATGCAGAAGGGTATCTTGTAGGGGAGCCGAGCAAGGGTATTCATTATATGATGGAGGCATTGAACTTGTCTCGAGTCTGTAATGCGATCGCATCCCTGGGGATCATGCAGAGGGCATACACCGAAGCGAGAAATTATGCGAAGAGCCGGGTGACTTTTGGAGATAGACTGATTAATTTTCCTATGATCCGCGAATCTTTGGTCGATATGGCTGTAAAACTAGAGGTGGAATTGAGTGCTAGTTTTGAGCTTGTAGCACTGTTTGATCGGGTTATGCGAAATGATGGGGCCAAAGTATCTGAAGAAGAGGTTGCATTGAATCGGTTGCTTATTGCGTTGTTGAAAAAAGAAACGGCAGAACAGGCTGTTCATTTTTCCCATGAAGCAATTGAAATGCATGGAGGAAATGGTTTCATTGAGGACTTTGTGACGCCAAGATTGCTCCGGGATGCCCAGGTATTAACCGTCTGGGAAGGGACCGCGAATATTCTTGGGATGGAAGTGCTCAGGCTGATGGGCCGTTTTAAAGTAGAACGTGTTTTTATAGAGTCCATGAGAGAGCGAGTGGCGTTACTTCAAATCCACAGTTCTATGAAGGAACCTGTAGAGGATGCGCTAGTGAAGCTTCAGGAGTTATGTCAGTTTACGAGCAGTTGTGCGCCAGAGATCCAGACCGTCTATTCCAAAAAGATTGCTAGCCTTATGGTAAAGATCTTTGAAAGTGTGGTTGCGTTGGACGGTGCTAATTCAGGTGACCCCCGTGAAAAGGCGAAAGCCGTACTGTACCTCCAAATGACTTGGAAAGACTCGGACACATGGTATGATTCAGAAAATAAGAAGCTTCAATACTTCGACTTGATCGTAAACCGGGAGAAAAGTTCGGTAGGAGTAGAATAG
- a CDS encoding carbon starvation CstA family protein: MITFFGALIFLVLGYVFYSKFVERVFVINDQTPTPAYTKRDDFDFVPMPWWKGNLIQLLNIAGLGPIYGAILGALYGPVAFIWIVVGSIFAGAVHDYFSGMLSLRHNGAQYPTIVGKYLGNVVKSCIYVVSLVLMVLVAAAFTAGPAQLIAQLTPLSFMMALLLIFGYFLLATLLPVNRVIGKIYPLLGAILLFMAVAIAVALLFTDKQIPNLTFANLHPQELPIWPLLMVTISCGAISGFHCTQSPIVACTMKKESHGRKIFYGAMITEGMIALVWAAAGMTFFNGTGGLQEALALGGPSYVVNEISISLLGTLGGILAILGVIILPITTGDTALRSSRMILTEVFSKFFNMEGKVKVLLVTLLLAAPALYLATIDYTFLWRYVGWTNQVVATVMLWTAAMYLLKENKFHWIASVPALFMSGVVCTYIFYAPEGFGLDYNTSLLIGSVLTFAVLGWFVSQVWKHLNIKSGNAEKRVA; this comes from the coding sequence ATGATCACATTTTTTGGCGCACTTATTTTTCTAGTTCTAGGTTATGTTTTTTATTCTAAATTCGTTGAACGGGTTTTCGTTATTAATGATCAGACGCCTACTCCCGCCTATACAAAAAGGGATGATTTCGACTTTGTACCTATGCCTTGGTGGAAGGGGAATTTAATTCAACTATTAAATATCGCAGGATTGGGACCTATCTACGGTGCTATCCTTGGGGCATTATATGGACCTGTGGCTTTCATTTGGATTGTGGTAGGAAGTATTTTTGCCGGAGCAGTCCATGATTACTTTTCTGGCATGTTATCCCTGCGTCATAACGGGGCACAATATCCGACCATTGTTGGAAAATATCTTGGCAATGTCGTAAAGTCATGCATTTATGTGGTATCGCTAGTATTAATGGTCCTTGTGGCAGCGGCTTTTACTGCAGGACCTGCTCAACTGATCGCTCAATTAACGCCACTTAGTTTCATGATGGCCTTACTATTAATTTTCGGGTATTTTTTATTGGCTACTCTATTACCGGTCAATCGAGTAATCGGTAAAATATATCCATTACTTGGTGCAATCCTGCTTTTCATGGCAGTTGCCATTGCGGTTGCACTATTATTTACGGACAAACAAATTCCGAACCTGACATTTGCAAACTTACACCCTCAAGAACTGCCAATCTGGCCGCTATTAATGGTCACCATCTCTTGCGGCGCGATCTCTGGATTTCATTGTACACAAAGTCCAATCGTTGCTTGTACGATGAAAAAAGAATCACATGGTCGCAAAATTTTCTACGGTGCCATGATTACAGAAGGAATGATCGCACTTGTTTGGGCTGCAGCCGGGATGACATTCTTCAATGGTACAGGCGGCTTGCAAGAAGCACTTGCCCTTGGCGGACCATCTTATGTTGTGAATGAAATCTCTATTTCTTTATTGGGTACACTAGGTGGGATCCTTGCCATCCTTGGTGTTATCATCCTACCAATCACAACAGGTGATACGGCATTGCGTTCATCGAGGATGATTTTAACGGAAGTATTTTCGAAGTTTTTCAATATGGAAGGAAAGGTCAAAGTGCTACTAGTAACCTTGTTGCTGGCTGCACCAGCCCTTTACCTTGCTACCATCGACTATACATTCCTTTGGAGATATGTTGGATGGACAAATCAGGTTGTTGCCACGGTAATGCTTTGGACAGCGGCTATGTATCTTCTAAAAGAAAATAAATTCCACTGGATTGCAAGCGTTCCGGCATTATTCATGTCAGGAGTTGTCTGCACGTATATCTTCTACGCACCAGAAGGCTTTGGACTGGATTATAACACCTCGTTACTAATAGGTTCCGTCTTAACCTTTGCGGTACTTGGATGGTTTGTCAGTCAAGTGTGGAAACATCTTAACATTAAGTCTGGTAATGCAGAAAAACGTGTAGCTTAA